From Monomorium pharaonis isolate MP-MQ-018 chromosome 9, ASM1337386v2, whole genome shotgun sequence, the proteins below share one genomic window:
- the LOC105836714 gene encoding rho GTPase-activating protein 100F isoform X6, protein MCDRGDSGCFFFRKEGRGEVTDISASPGRQAPANQLRPKEPPPMVIQGDFRKVSGISTEIFKQIETVENDHDASTAAALEAVERRGEMVVRVIEPRQMGRQASEAAKKFIAMQDPKHPIHFVEIIKRPGQTLGLYIREGNGIDRNDGVFISRIALETAVYNSGCLKVGDEILAVNLVDVTHMSLDDVVIIMSIPRRLVLATRHGPHQPVSHSRQNEHKAPPVVVIKRELNEDENDHATSNHVRDGASRRRGDGREMLPSRSRLGLTGLGSSQDLGSSNGDLYYNSRPEGHWSYQPPPPPVITHQPKPSSTQHFQPYERGYPKTLESLAEKDFTKVHPFYTGPMMSSNGSRRMSTGGGMQSVGGRLSGQTTQSTHYGYGQHTGSGRIMPRSGSDQHLPRVDYTSITTPARHTLLRSSLKSGTSALRYNPRYGQTDVTSAAQRQGQFGTLTRRHRPSLDYASDTEATCSSSPKSAYYYYRHNMSNPSQSSAVSHLATLSRSQIGQSSSGLRSNSLPRSGRTLPQQPGLRSGLSTVASGLIDQEDSDGALSAPELPSIRRDRGRIPSSPSVFTSDEYRAWLSRTPSTSALYEQIRATTSRPPRYTYSAENIHAAVNQGDYGSYGGYRPLSTTLDRLSTRSASAQQVNLANLRASTAISSTSHRGTTNPRPASVASSARTSLAAQKASLTSSASQRATSVRRLRNLLDLESTRSIPTPTPTRTQGQILLDINPAEFLKYKIEKPPTVGTPSSTSSLLSSLGEAAGGDLASGVSGLLSVHLLAGRGLRSTTTSSAATTPSTPSGQPNLGSCGLRDLYCVLECDRVHKARTVVRTGDLMFDWDETFELDLVGNRQLDLLVYSWDPQYRHKLCYKGSVHLASLLKESPEHQLAVKVEPRGTIYLKLRYTDAQQTFRRRGLPVISLATRVAPLFGVDLDTVVSRETKTGGVPGGVSTALAMGIPNVPIIVWRCVEEVERRGLDIIGLYRLCGSATKKRILREAFERNARSVNLSPDNVPDINVITGVLKDYLRELPEPLFTKCLYQMMVDALAVCLPDDPQGNAKLMFSILDCLPKVNRCTLIYLLDHLAMVVSQCNKMSPASLAVCFGPVLMLHSEETGPPMDFQQPIAVLKYLLEIWPVKSVRKTSSVVSTLPRVTPVVERSNSQQHLQQAQQQVQQQLQQHVQLQGTLGRTGLPWQQPPSLHHQPPQTTAAAILGPSIRPPPPPVKPRQVIVSSPGSPSSEESEASPEPINKGLLGSLSYEKNDETATTTTTTSSTSGGVSVNSGVGAGTGVGIEQITPTSSVDTEEGNPQHLEEGEKGVEGDVEASDDDRHQHIPKTH, encoded by the exons ATGTGCGACAGGGGTGATTCGGGGTGCTTCTTCTTCCGCAAG GAGGGCCGGGGGGAAGTGACAGACATAAGCGCAAGTCCTGGGAGGCAGGCACCTGCCAACCAGTTGCGCCCCAAGGAACCACCCCCCATGGTCATTCAAGGAGACTTCAGGAAG GTGAGCGGGATCAGTACAGAGATCTTCAAGCAGATCGAGACTGTCGAAAACGATCATGACGCATCGACAGCGGCGGCTCTCGAAGCTGTTGAGCGGAGAGGCGAGATGGTCGTGCGTGTCATCGAGCCTCGGCAAATGGGTAGACAGGCTTCCGAGGCggcgaaaaaatttattgctatgCAG GATCCTAAGCATCCCATCCACTTCGTCGAGATAATCAAACGACCGGGACAGACCCTCGGCCTCTACATACGCGAGGGCAACGGCATCGACAGGAACGACGGAGTCTTTATCTCCAGGATAGCCCTGGAGACCGCCGTGTACAACAGCGGCTGCTTGAAA GTAGGTGACGAGATCCTGGCGGTGAATCTGGTCGATGTGACGCACATGAGCCTGGACGATGTCGTGATCATCATGTCGATACCAAGGCGACTCGTCCTGGCCACGAGGCACGGCCCGCATCAGCCGGTCTCCCATAGCCGCCAGAATGAGCACAAGGCGCCGCCCGTGGTAGTCATCAAGAGGGAATTGAACGAGGACGAGAATGACCACGCGACAAGTAATCACGTCAG AGATGGAGCTAGCCGTAGACGAGGTGACGGGCGCGAAATGTTGCCGTCGCGATCGAGACTCGGTCTCACGGGTTTGGGATCGAGCCAGGATCTCGGATCGAGCAACGGCGATCTGTATTACAATTCACGACCGGAGGGCCACTGGTCCTACCaaccgccaccaccgccggTCATCACGCACCAGCCGAAACCTTCGTCGACGCAACACTTTCAGCCGTATGAGCGCGGTTATCCGAAGACGTTGGAGAGCCTGGCCGAAAAA GATTTTACAAAG GTACACCCCTTCTACACGGGGCCCATGATGTCTTCGAACGGCAGCCGACGTATGTCGACGGGTGGCGGAATGCAATCAGTCGGCGGCAGATTGTCGGGCCAAACCACGCAGTCTACCCATTACGGCTATGGCCAGCACACCGGAAGCGGAAGGATCATGCCGAGGAGTGGTTCCGACCAGCACCTACCCCGAGTCGATTACACGAGCATCACGACGCCGGCGCGACATACCCTTCTTAGATCCAGCTTGAAATCAG GTACGTCAGCATTACGTTACAACCCGAGGTACGGACAGACTGACGTAACGTCCGCCGCGCAGAGACAAGGACAATTTGGCACCCTGACGAGGCGGCATCGACCGTCGTTGGACTATGCCTCCGACACCGAGGCTACGTGCTCCAGTTCGCCGAAATCAGCGTATTACTATTATAGGCACAATATGAGCAATCCATCTCAGAGCAGCGCCGTGTCGCATTTAGCTACCCTATCGAGATCACAAATCGGTCAGAGTTCCTCAG GTTTAAGATCGAATTCACTACCACGAAGCGGTCGAACGTTGCCGCAGCAACCTGGTCTCAGGTCGGGCCTCAGCACGGTCGCGTCGGGCCTGATCGATCAAGAAGACAGCGACGGCGCTCTGTCGGCGCCGGAATTGCCTTCCATCAGGCGTGACAGAG GCAGGATACCATCCTCGCCGAGTGTATTCACGTCGGACGAGTACCGCGCCTGGCTAAGCCGCACGCCGAGCACCAGCGCCCTTTACGAGCAGATCAGAGCGACCACAAGTAGACCACCTCGTTACACATACAGCGCTGAGAATATTCACGCAGCCGTCAATCAG GGTGATTACGGCAGTTACGGTGGGTACCGGCCGCTCTCGACCACGCTCGATCGACTGTCGACGAGATCGGCCTCGGCCCAGCAGGTCAATCTCGCGAATCTGAGAGCGTCGACGGCGATCAGCTCGACGTCCCATCGCGGTACAACGAATCCGAGGCCAGCCTCGGTGGCTTCGAGCGCGCGCACATCGCTGGCGGCCCAGAAAGCGTCGCTGACGAGCTCCGCGAGCCAACGGGCGACGTCGGTCAGGAGGCTCAGGAACCTGTTGGATTTGGAGTCCACGAGGAGCATACCTACCCCAACGCCTACCAGAACTCAGGGTCAAATACTGCTAGATATTAATCCTGCGG AGTTCCTCAAGTATAAAATAGAGAAGCCACCGACCGTGGGGACACCGAGCTCGACGAGTTCGCTTTTGAGCTCGCTCGGGGAAGCGGCCGGCGGCGATTTGGCAAGTGGCGTTAGCGGATTGTTATCGGTACATCTTTTGGCGGGGCGTGGCCTCCGATCGACCACGACCTCATCGGCTGCCACTACACCTTCCACCCCCTCAGGCCAGCCGAATTTAG gtAGTTGCGGCTTGAGAGACTTGTATTGCGTACTGGAGTGCGACAGGGTGCACAAAGCGCGCACGGTAGTGCGAACTGGCGATTTAATGTTTGATTGGGATGAAACCTTCGAGCTGGACCTCGTAGGCAATCGACAGCTGGATCTGCTCGTTTACTCTTGGGACCCACAGTACAGGCATAAACTCTGTTACAAGGGATCGGTGCATTTAGCGAGCTTGCTAAAGGAGTCGCCTGAACATCAGCTTGCCGTCAAGGTTGAGCCACGTGGCACAATCTACTTAAAACTACGATACACCGACGCCCAACAAACTTTCCGTCGAAGGGGTCTGCCGGTCATATCATTAGCTACGAGGGTAGCGCCTCTCTTCGGGGTTGATTTGGATACAGTG GTAAGTCGAGAAACCAAGACTGGTGGAGTTCCCGGTGGAGTTTCTACAGCATTGGCGATGGGAATTCCGAACGTTCCAATTATCGTGTGGCGTTGCGTCGAAGAGGTGGAGAGAAGAGGACTTGACATTATCG GTTTGTATAGACTCTGCGGTTCGGCGACCAAGAAAAGGATACTTAGGGAAGCTTTCGAGAGGAACGCGCGGTCCGTGAATCTGTCGCCCGACAACGTGCCGGACATCAACGTCATCACCG GTGTACTGAAGGATTATTTACGAGAACTTCCGGAACCTCTTTTCACGAAGTGCCTCTACCAGATGATGGTCGACGCACTGGCCGTCTGTTTGCCGGACGATCCGCAGGGCAACGCTAAGCTTATGTTCAGTATACTAGATTGCCTGCCTAAGGTCAACAGA TGCACACTGATCTACTTGCTGGATCATCTGGCGATGGTAGTATCACAGTGCAATAAAATGTCACCGGCGAGTCTCGCCGTTTGCTTCGGTCCGGTATTGATGTTACACTCGGAAGAAACCGGTCCTCCAATGGATTTCCAACAACCGATTGCCGTGCTCAAATATCTGTTGGAGATTTGGCCAGTAAAGTCAG TTCGGAAGACTTCTTCAGTCGTTTCAACACTTCCTCGAGTTACGCCAGTAGTCGAGCGCAGCAACAGTCAGCAGCATCTGCAGCAGGCGCAGCAGCAAGTGCAGCAGCAGCTGCAGCAACATGTGCAACTGCAGGGAACATTGGGACGCACCGGGCTGCCTTGGCAGCAGCCACCCTCACTTCATCATCAACCGCCCCAAACTACGGCAGCCGCAATCCTCGGACCCTCCATTCGTCCTCCTCCACCACCGGTCAAGCCTCGACAG GTGATAGTCTCGTCTCCCGGTTCACCTAGCAGCGAGGAGTCGGAGGCCTCGCCAGAGCCAATTAACAAGGGCCTCCTGGGTAGTTTGAGTTACGAAAAGAACGACgagacggcgacgacgacgacgacaacatCGAGCACGTCGGGCGGTGTTAGCGTCAACAGCGGCGTCGGCGCCGGTACGGGTGTCGGCATTGAGCAGATAACGCCTACGAGCAGCGTCGACACCGAGGAGGGCAATCCCCAGCATCTCGAGGAGGGCGAGAAAGGCGTCGAGGGTGACGTCGAGGCGAGCGACGACGATCGACACCAGCACATACCCAAGACGCACTAA
- the LOC105836714 gene encoding rho GTPase-activating protein 100F isoform X4: protein MQWRKHVRIKYGGRVGVGQGQREREQLQVRVVQLQREGGARLSYVCHQPQLSSTARRSCSAAAMLCCGRRKEGRGEVTDISASPGRQAPANQLRPKEPPPMVIQGDFRKVSGISTEIFKQIETVENDHDASTAAALEAVERRGEMVVRVIEPRQMGRQASEAAKKFIAMQDPKHPIHFVEIIKRPGQTLGLYIREGNGIDRNDGVFISRIALETAVYNSGCLKVGDEILAVNLVDVTHMSLDDVVIIMSIPRRLVLATRHGPHQPVSHSRQNEHKAPPVVVIKRELNEDENDHATSNHVRDGASRRRGDGREMLPSRSRLGLTGLGSSQDLGSSNGDLYYNSRPEGHWSYQPPPPPVITHQPKPSSTQHFQPYERGYPKTLESLAEKDFTKVHPFYTGPMMSSNGSRRMSTGGGMQSVGGRLSGQTTQSTHYGYGQHTGSGRIMPRSGSDQHLPRVDYTSITTPARHTLLRSSLKSGTSALRYNPRYGQTDVTSAAQRQGQFGTLTRRHRPSLDYASDTEATCSSSPKSAYYYYRHNMSNPSQSSAVSHLATLSRSQIGQSSSGLRSNSLPRSGRTLPQQPGLRSGLSTVASGLIDQEDSDGALSAPELPSIRRDRGRIPSSPSVFTSDEYRAWLSRTPSTSALYEQIRATTSRPPRYTYSAENIHAAVNQGDYGSYGGYRPLSTTLDRLSTRSASAQQVNLANLRASTAISSTSHRGTTNPRPASVASSARTSLAAQKASLTSSASQRATSVRRLRNLLDLESTRSIPTPTPTRTQGQILLDINPAEFLKYKIEKPPTVGTPSSTSSLLSSLGEAAGGDLASGVSGLLSVHLLAGRGLRSTTTSSAATTPSTPSGQPNLGSCGLRDLYCVLECDRVHKARTVVRTGDLMFDWDETFELDLVGNRQLDLLVYSWDPQYRHKLCYKGSVHLASLLKESPEHQLAVKVEPRGTIYLKLRYTDAQQTFRRRGLPVISLATRVAPLFGVDLDTVVSRETKTGGVPGGVSTALAMGIPNVPIIVWRCVEEVERRGLDIIGLYRLCGSATKKRILREAFERNARSVNLSPDNVPDINVITGVLKDYLRELPEPLFTKCLYQMMVDALAVCLPDDPQGNAKLMFSILDCLPKVNRCTLIYLLDHLAMVVSQCNKMSPASLAVCFGPVLMLHSEETGPPMDFQQPIAVLKYLLEIWPVKSVRKTSSVVSTLPRVTPVVERSNSQQHLQQAQQQVQQQLQQHVQLQGTLGRTGLPWQQPPSLHHQPPQTTAAAILGPSIRPPPPPVKPRQVIVSSPGSPSSEESEASPEPINKGLLGSLSYEKNDETATTTTTTSSTSGGVSVNSGVGAGTGVGIEQITPTSSVDTEEGNPQHLEEGEKGVEGDVEASDDDRHQHIPKTH, encoded by the exons GAGGGCCGGGGGGAAGTGACAGACATAAGCGCAAGTCCTGGGAGGCAGGCACCTGCCAACCAGTTGCGCCCCAAGGAACCACCCCCCATGGTCATTCAAGGAGACTTCAGGAAG GTGAGCGGGATCAGTACAGAGATCTTCAAGCAGATCGAGACTGTCGAAAACGATCATGACGCATCGACAGCGGCGGCTCTCGAAGCTGTTGAGCGGAGAGGCGAGATGGTCGTGCGTGTCATCGAGCCTCGGCAAATGGGTAGACAGGCTTCCGAGGCggcgaaaaaatttattgctatgCAG GATCCTAAGCATCCCATCCACTTCGTCGAGATAATCAAACGACCGGGACAGACCCTCGGCCTCTACATACGCGAGGGCAACGGCATCGACAGGAACGACGGAGTCTTTATCTCCAGGATAGCCCTGGAGACCGCCGTGTACAACAGCGGCTGCTTGAAA GTAGGTGACGAGATCCTGGCGGTGAATCTGGTCGATGTGACGCACATGAGCCTGGACGATGTCGTGATCATCATGTCGATACCAAGGCGACTCGTCCTGGCCACGAGGCACGGCCCGCATCAGCCGGTCTCCCATAGCCGCCAGAATGAGCACAAGGCGCCGCCCGTGGTAGTCATCAAGAGGGAATTGAACGAGGACGAGAATGACCACGCGACAAGTAATCACGTCAG AGATGGAGCTAGCCGTAGACGAGGTGACGGGCGCGAAATGTTGCCGTCGCGATCGAGACTCGGTCTCACGGGTTTGGGATCGAGCCAGGATCTCGGATCGAGCAACGGCGATCTGTATTACAATTCACGACCGGAGGGCCACTGGTCCTACCaaccgccaccaccgccggTCATCACGCACCAGCCGAAACCTTCGTCGACGCAACACTTTCAGCCGTATGAGCGCGGTTATCCGAAGACGTTGGAGAGCCTGGCCGAAAAA GATTTTACAAAG GTACACCCCTTCTACACGGGGCCCATGATGTCTTCGAACGGCAGCCGACGTATGTCGACGGGTGGCGGAATGCAATCAGTCGGCGGCAGATTGTCGGGCCAAACCACGCAGTCTACCCATTACGGCTATGGCCAGCACACCGGAAGCGGAAGGATCATGCCGAGGAGTGGTTCCGACCAGCACCTACCCCGAGTCGATTACACGAGCATCACGACGCCGGCGCGACATACCCTTCTTAGATCCAGCTTGAAATCAG GTACGTCAGCATTACGTTACAACCCGAGGTACGGACAGACTGACGTAACGTCCGCCGCGCAGAGACAAGGACAATTTGGCACCCTGACGAGGCGGCATCGACCGTCGTTGGACTATGCCTCCGACACCGAGGCTACGTGCTCCAGTTCGCCGAAATCAGCGTATTACTATTATAGGCACAATATGAGCAATCCATCTCAGAGCAGCGCCGTGTCGCATTTAGCTACCCTATCGAGATCACAAATCGGTCAGAGTTCCTCAG GTTTAAGATCGAATTCACTACCACGAAGCGGTCGAACGTTGCCGCAGCAACCTGGTCTCAGGTCGGGCCTCAGCACGGTCGCGTCGGGCCTGATCGATCAAGAAGACAGCGACGGCGCTCTGTCGGCGCCGGAATTGCCTTCCATCAGGCGTGACAGAG GCAGGATACCATCCTCGCCGAGTGTATTCACGTCGGACGAGTACCGCGCCTGGCTAAGCCGCACGCCGAGCACCAGCGCCCTTTACGAGCAGATCAGAGCGACCACAAGTAGACCACCTCGTTACACATACAGCGCTGAGAATATTCACGCAGCCGTCAATCAG GGTGATTACGGCAGTTACGGTGGGTACCGGCCGCTCTCGACCACGCTCGATCGACTGTCGACGAGATCGGCCTCGGCCCAGCAGGTCAATCTCGCGAATCTGAGAGCGTCGACGGCGATCAGCTCGACGTCCCATCGCGGTACAACGAATCCGAGGCCAGCCTCGGTGGCTTCGAGCGCGCGCACATCGCTGGCGGCCCAGAAAGCGTCGCTGACGAGCTCCGCGAGCCAACGGGCGACGTCGGTCAGGAGGCTCAGGAACCTGTTGGATTTGGAGTCCACGAGGAGCATACCTACCCCAACGCCTACCAGAACTCAGGGTCAAATACTGCTAGATATTAATCCTGCGG AGTTCCTCAAGTATAAAATAGAGAAGCCACCGACCGTGGGGACACCGAGCTCGACGAGTTCGCTTTTGAGCTCGCTCGGGGAAGCGGCCGGCGGCGATTTGGCAAGTGGCGTTAGCGGATTGTTATCGGTACATCTTTTGGCGGGGCGTGGCCTCCGATCGACCACGACCTCATCGGCTGCCACTACACCTTCCACCCCCTCAGGCCAGCCGAATTTAG gtAGTTGCGGCTTGAGAGACTTGTATTGCGTACTGGAGTGCGACAGGGTGCACAAAGCGCGCACGGTAGTGCGAACTGGCGATTTAATGTTTGATTGGGATGAAACCTTCGAGCTGGACCTCGTAGGCAATCGACAGCTGGATCTGCTCGTTTACTCTTGGGACCCACAGTACAGGCATAAACTCTGTTACAAGGGATCGGTGCATTTAGCGAGCTTGCTAAAGGAGTCGCCTGAACATCAGCTTGCCGTCAAGGTTGAGCCACGTGGCACAATCTACTTAAAACTACGATACACCGACGCCCAACAAACTTTCCGTCGAAGGGGTCTGCCGGTCATATCATTAGCTACGAGGGTAGCGCCTCTCTTCGGGGTTGATTTGGATACAGTG GTAAGTCGAGAAACCAAGACTGGTGGAGTTCCCGGTGGAGTTTCTACAGCATTGGCGATGGGAATTCCGAACGTTCCAATTATCGTGTGGCGTTGCGTCGAAGAGGTGGAGAGAAGAGGACTTGACATTATCG GTTTGTATAGACTCTGCGGTTCGGCGACCAAGAAAAGGATACTTAGGGAAGCTTTCGAGAGGAACGCGCGGTCCGTGAATCTGTCGCCCGACAACGTGCCGGACATCAACGTCATCACCG GTGTACTGAAGGATTATTTACGAGAACTTCCGGAACCTCTTTTCACGAAGTGCCTCTACCAGATGATGGTCGACGCACTGGCCGTCTGTTTGCCGGACGATCCGCAGGGCAACGCTAAGCTTATGTTCAGTATACTAGATTGCCTGCCTAAGGTCAACAGA TGCACACTGATCTACTTGCTGGATCATCTGGCGATGGTAGTATCACAGTGCAATAAAATGTCACCGGCGAGTCTCGCCGTTTGCTTCGGTCCGGTATTGATGTTACACTCGGAAGAAACCGGTCCTCCAATGGATTTCCAACAACCGATTGCCGTGCTCAAATATCTGTTGGAGATTTGGCCAGTAAAGTCAG TTCGGAAGACTTCTTCAGTCGTTTCAACACTTCCTCGAGTTACGCCAGTAGTCGAGCGCAGCAACAGTCAGCAGCATCTGCAGCAGGCGCAGCAGCAAGTGCAGCAGCAGCTGCAGCAACATGTGCAACTGCAGGGAACATTGGGACGCACCGGGCTGCCTTGGCAGCAGCCACCCTCACTTCATCATCAACCGCCCCAAACTACGGCAGCCGCAATCCTCGGACCCTCCATTCGTCCTCCTCCACCACCGGTCAAGCCTCGACAG GTGATAGTCTCGTCTCCCGGTTCACCTAGCAGCGAGGAGTCGGAGGCCTCGCCAGAGCCAATTAACAAGGGCCTCCTGGGTAGTTTGAGTTACGAAAAGAACGACgagacggcgacgacgacgacgacaacatCGAGCACGTCGGGCGGTGTTAGCGTCAACAGCGGCGTCGGCGCCGGTACGGGTGTCGGCATTGAGCAGATAACGCCTACGAGCAGCGTCGACACCGAGGAGGGCAATCCCCAGCATCTCGAGGAGGGCGAGAAAGGCGTCGAGGGTGACGTCGAGGCGAGCGACGACGATCGACACCAGCACATACCCAAGACGCACTAA